The following proteins are co-located in the Fusobacteria bacterium ZRK30 genome:
- a CDS encoding S1-like domain-containing RNA-binding protein, with the protein MIKMGKRQKLTVNNISTIGAYLDAETGNTDDNVLLPNNQIEGKNIQEGDVVDVFIYRDSEDRLIATFEASFAVAGTMAKLKVVDIAPFGAFLDWGLSKDLLLPKGQEECRVEIGKTYLVGLFEDKKGRVSATMNVYKFLLPNFDLEKNELVVGTVYRVVPEIGIFVAIEDRYYGLIPNNEFFGNYKVGDEIEARVIRTREDGKVDLSPRLLAHVQMDKDASMILESIQTNYHKKLTISDKSSPEDIKREFGLSKKAFKRAIGGLLKNRLIEKTEAGFKLTEAGKNHK; encoded by the coding sequence ATAATCAAGATGGGAAAAAGACAAAAATTAACTGTTAATAACATCTCAACTATCGGAGCTTACCTTGATGCTGAAACTGGAAACACAGATGACAATGTCTTGTTGCCAAACAATCAGATAGAAGGAAAAAACATCCAAGAGGGAGACGTTGTAGACGTATTCATATATAGAGATTCTGAAGATAGATTAATAGCTACATTTGAAGCTAGTTTCGCTGTAGCTGGAACCATGGCAAAGTTGAAAGTTGTAGACATAGCTCCATTCGGTGCATTTTTAGATTGGGGATTATCTAAAGACCTTCTTTTACCAAAGGGTCAGGAGGAATGCAGAGTAGAGATCGGAAAAACTTATTTAGTAGGATTATTCGAGGATAAAAAAGGCAGAGTTTCTGCTACTATGAACGTATATAAGTTCTTATTACCTAACTTTGACTTAGAAAAAAATGAATTGGTAGTAGGTACAGTATATAGAGTAGTTCCTGAGATCGGTATATTTGTAGCTATAGAAGATAGATATTACGGACTTATTCCTAACAACGAATTCTTTGGTAACTATAAAGTAGGAGATGAAATAGAAGCTCGTGTAATCAGAACTAGAGAAGATGGAAAAGTTGACCTTAGTCCTAGATTACTGGCTCATGTACAGATGGATAAGGACGCTTCTATGATCTTAGAGAGTATTCAGACTAACTACCATAAAAAATTAACTATCAGTGATAAGAGTTCTCCTGAAGATATCAAAAGAGAATTTGGACTCAGTAAAAAAGCTTTTAAAAGAGCTATCGGTGGACTATTAAAAAACAGACTTATTGAAAAAACTGAAGCTGGTTTCAAATTAACTGAAGCTGGAAAAAACCATAAGTAA
- the msrA gene encoding peptide-methionine (S)-S-oxide reductase MsrA, with product MKKIVLAGGCFWGVEAYFKRVKGILATKSGYANGITKEVTYEEVCTGKTGHVEACYLEYDEKILPLRMILNHLFRIIDPTSLNKQGGDIGTQYRTGIYYMELEDREAIEQYIEDQRNSYSKAIVVEVERLDEFHDAEKFHQEYLEKNPSGYCHINFSLLKDEERQEPVRKK from the coding sequence ATGAAGAAAATAGTGTTGGCAGGTGGATGTTTTTGGGGTGTAGAAGCTTACTTTAAAAGAGTAAAGGGAATCTTGGCTACTAAATCAGGTTATGCCAATGGAATAACGAAAGAGGTTACCTATGAGGAGGTCTGTACTGGGAAAACAGGGCATGTAGAGGCATGTTATTTGGAGTATGATGAAAAGATATTACCATTAAGGATGATATTAAATCATCTGTTTAGAATAATAGATCCTACTTCATTGAATAAACAAGGGGGAGATATCGGTACCCAGTATAGAACGGGGATATATTATATGGAGTTAGAAGACAGAGAAGCTATAGAACAATATATAGAAGATCAGAGGAACAGTTATTCAAAGGCTATAGTTGTAGAGGTAGAGAGATTAGATGAGTTTCATGATGCTGAGAAGTTCCATCAGGAATATTTAGAGAAAAATCCAAGTGGATATTGTCATATAAATTTTTCACTTTTAAAAGATGAGGAAAGGCAGGAGCCGGTTAGGAAAAAATAA
- the gap gene encoding type I glyceraldehyde-3-phosphate dehydrogenase: MSVKVAINGFGRIGRLALRMMEDNPEFEVVAINSMSGAETAAYLLKYDTAQGRFKEDLIKHTENNIMIDGREVAVFTEREAVNLPWGKLDVDVVLECSGFYTSKEKSQAHIDAGAKKVVISAPASGDMKTVVYNVNDDILDGSETIISGASCTTNCLAPIVKVLDDEFGVIRGYMTTVHAFTNDQNTLDGSHKKGIHSRRGRTAAGNMVPTTTGAATALGKVIPHLDGKLGGAAIRVPAVTGSCVDLMVRLKKTVEAEDINRAMKEAANETLGYTEDPIVSSDCIGMHYGSLFDAQCTTVMTVDGHQIIKVLAWYDNEMSYTAQLVRTCKKISNI; encoded by the coding sequence ATGTCAGTAAAAGTAGCAATAAATGGTTTTGGAAGAATTGGAAGGTTAGCGTTAAGAATGATGGAAGATAATCCCGAATTTGAAGTAGTGGCAATAAATAGTATGAGTGGGGCGGAGACAGCGGCATACCTATTAAAATATGATACTGCTCAGGGAAGGTTCAAAGAGGATTTAATAAAGCATACTGAGAACAATATAATGATAGATGGAAGAGAAGTAGCTGTATTCACAGAAAGGGAAGCTGTAAATTTACCATGGGGAAAATTAGATGTAGATGTAGTTTTAGAGTGTAGCGGATTTTATACTTCAAAGGAAAAATCACAGGCTCATATAGATGCAGGAGCAAAAAAAGTAGTTATATCAGCACCAGCTTCTGGAGATATGAAAACAGTTGTATATAATGTAAACGATGATATCTTAGATGGAAGCGAAACGATAATATCGGGAGCATCTTGTACAACAAACTGTTTAGCTCCAATTGTAAAAGTTTTAGATGATGAATTTGGAGTAATCAGAGGATATATGACAACGGTTCATGCCTTTACAAACGATCAAAATACCCTGGATGGATCTCACAAAAAAGGAATCCACTCAAGAAGAGGTAGAACAGCAGCAGGAAATATGGTTCCTACAACAACAGGAGCAGCAACAGCTTTAGGTAAAGTAATTCCACATCTGGATGGAAAATTAGGAGGGGCAGCCATAAGAGTTCCTGCTGTAACAGGTTCTTGTGTAGACCTGATGGTTAGACTAAAAAAGACTGTTGAAGCAGAGGATATTAATAGAGCGATGAAGGAAGCCGCTAACGAAACATTGGGATATACAGAGGATCCCATCGTTTCTTCAGATTGCATAGGGATGCACTATGGATCTTTGTTTGATGCACAGTGTACAACTGTTATGACAGTAGACGGGCATCAGATAATAAAAGTTTTGGCTTGGTACGACAATGAGATGTCTTACACTGCCCAATTAGTTAGAACTTGTAAAAAAATATCAAATATATAA
- a CDS encoding sulfite exporter TauE/SafE family protein has translation MVQILLGILGIMAIWYLVVFAKDYKEFKMNNAGVDEGSTAAHAGIGFGVNFFDTLGIGGFAPMTALFKQFNLVHDRILPGTLNTAMTIPVIAEAFIFIKKVEVEPITLISMLVAATLGAIVGAGFVSKLDEKKVQLYMGSALIIVVCIMVAQQFGLIQGGGTAVGLTGIKLVIAVVGNFILGVLMTLGIGLYAPCMALVYALGLSPLVAFPIMMGSCAYLMPAGSVKFIKAGAYNRKATLMNIIFGVIGVTVAAYLVTGLSIAILTKVVIAVVLYTAIKLLRDSRKPVSVAA, from the coding sequence ATGGTACAAATATTACTGGGGATTTTAGGAATTATGGCTATTTGGTATTTAGTTGTTTTTGCTAAAGATTACAAAGAGTTTAAAATGAATAACGCTGGGGTAGATGAAGGCAGTACAGCAGCACATGCAGGAATAGGTTTTGGGGTAAATTTCTTTGATACTTTAGGTATTGGTGGATTTGCACCGATGACGGCACTTTTTAAGCAGTTTAACTTGGTTCATGATAGAATTTTACCAGGAACTTTAAATACAGCAATGACTATTCCTGTAATAGCAGAAGCTTTTATATTTATAAAAAAAGTTGAAGTTGAACCGATAACATTGATATCGATGTTAGTAGCAGCAACTTTAGGTGCTATAGTTGGAGCAGGTTTTGTATCTAAATTAGATGAGAAAAAAGTGCAGCTATACATGGGATCAGCATTAATAATTGTGGTATGTATAATGGTCGCTCAACAATTTGGATTAATCCAAGGTGGAGGAACAGCCGTAGGACTAACTGGAATTAAATTAGTTATAGCTGTAGTAGGAAACTTTATACTAGGAGTTTTAATGACTTTAGGAATAGGTCTATATGCACCTTGTATGGCTTTAGTATATGCTCTAGGTTTAAGTCCTTTAGTAGCATTTCCGATTATGATGGGATCTTGTGCATACCTTATGCCGGCAGGAAGTGTAAAGTTTATTAAAGCTGGAGCTTACAATAGAAAAGCAACTTTAATGAATATTATATTTGGTGTTATAGGAGTAACTGTTGCTGCTTACTTAGTAACAGGATTATCTATAGCAATCTTGACTAAAGTAGTTATAGCAGTAGTATTATATACAGCTATTAAATTATTAAGAGATTCTAGAAAGCCTGTTTCAGTAGCAGCTTAA